A section of the Neorhizobium galegae bv. orientalis str. HAMBI 540 genome encodes:
- the dxs gene encoding 1-deoxy-D-xylulose-5-phosphate synthase → MTSIPATPLLDKVKLPSDLRVIEDRDLTQLARELRDEMIDAVSRTGGHLGAGLGVVELTIAIHKVFNTPDDRLIFDVGHQCYPHKILTGRRDRIRTLRQEDGLSGFTRRAESEYDPFGAAHSSTSISAGLGMAVAADLSGSKRNVIAVIGDGAMSAGMAYEALNNAGALDARLIVILNDNDMSIAPPTGAMSAYLARLASGRTYMGFRDLGKKLTAYLGKNVDRAITRAVEHARGYVTGGTMFEEMGFYHIGPIDGHSFDHLLPVLRNVRDNARGPVLIHVVTQKGKGYAPAEAAADKYHGVNKFDVITGAQAKSKPNAPSYTSVFGEALVQEAALDEKIVGVTAAMPNGTGIDKLADVFPARTFDVGIAEQHAVTFAAGLAAEGYKPFCALYSTFLQRGYDQIVHDVAIQGLPVRFPIDRAGFVGADGPTHAGSFDTTFLATLPGMVVMAAADEAELKHMVRTAAAYDEGPISFRYPRGEGVGIELPERGQILEIGKGRVVKQGAKVALLSFGTRLKECVLAAEDLDAAGLSTTVADARFAKPLDQDLIRQLARHHEVLITIEEGAVGGFGSHVLQFLATEGLLDNGLKIRSLVLPDIWMQQASPDAMYAKAGLDRAGIVSTVFKTLGQPQIGVGFAG, encoded by the coding sequence GTGACATCAATCCCCGCCACGCCATTGCTCGACAAGGTCAAGCTTCCCTCCGATCTTCGCGTCATCGAAGATCGCGACCTGACGCAGCTTGCCCGCGAATTGCGCGACGAGATGATCGATGCGGTGTCGCGCACCGGCGGCCATCTCGGTGCCGGCCTCGGCGTCGTGGAACTGACGATCGCCATCCACAAGGTATTCAACACGCCAGATGACCGGCTGATCTTCGACGTCGGCCACCAGTGTTATCCGCACAAGATCCTCACCGGCCGGCGTGACCGCATTCGCACGTTGCGCCAGGAGGACGGGCTTTCCGGCTTCACCCGCCGGGCCGAGAGCGAATACGATCCGTTCGGCGCGGCACACTCTTCCACATCGATCTCAGCCGGCCTCGGCATGGCCGTCGCGGCCGACCTTTCCGGCTCGAAGCGCAACGTCATCGCTGTCATCGGCGACGGCGCGATGTCGGCCGGCATGGCCTATGAGGCGCTCAACAATGCCGGCGCGCTGGATGCCCGACTGATCGTCATCTTGAACGACAACGACATGTCGATCGCCCCGCCGACCGGCGCGATGAGCGCTTATCTGGCGCGCCTCGCCTCCGGCCGCACCTATATGGGCTTTCGCGACCTCGGCAAGAAGCTGACCGCCTATCTCGGCAAGAATGTCGACCGGGCGATTACCCGCGCCGTCGAACATGCGCGTGGTTACGTCACCGGCGGCACGATGTTCGAGGAAATGGGCTTCTACCATATCGGCCCGATCGACGGCCATTCCTTCGACCACCTCCTGCCGGTACTGCGCAACGTGCGAGACAATGCCCGCGGCCCGGTGCTGATCCATGTGGTGACGCAGAAGGGCAAGGGTTACGCGCCGGCGGAAGCCGCCGCCGACAAGTATCACGGCGTCAACAAGTTCGACGTCATCACCGGTGCGCAGGCGAAATCGAAGCCGAACGCACCGAGCTATACGAGCGTCTTCGGCGAAGCGCTGGTCCAGGAAGCCGCCCTCGACGAGAAGATCGTCGGCGTCACCGCGGCGATGCCGAACGGCACCGGCATCGACAAGCTGGCGGATGTCTTCCCGGCCCGGACCTTCGATGTCGGCATTGCCGAACAGCATGCGGTGACATTTGCGGCAGGCCTTGCCGCCGAAGGCTACAAGCCTTTCTGCGCGCTCTATTCGACCTTCCTGCAGCGCGGTTACGACCAGATCGTCCATGACGTGGCGATCCAGGGACTGCCGGTGCGTTTCCCGATCGACCGCGCCGGCTTCGTCGGCGCCGACGGGCCGACCCACGCGGGCTCATTCGATACGACCTTCCTCGCCACCTTGCCGGGCATGGTGGTGATGGCTGCCGCCGACGAGGCGGAGCTGAAGCATATGGTGCGCACGGCCGCTGCCTATGACGAAGGCCCGATCTCCTTCCGTTATCCGCGCGGCGAAGGCGTCGGGATCGAACTGCCGGAACGTGGCCAGATTCTTGAAATCGGCAAGGGCCGGGTGGTCAAGCAAGGCGCCAAGGTGGCGCTGCTCTCCTTCGGCACGCGCCTTAAGGAATGTGTGCTTGCAGCCGAGGATCTCGATGCCGCCGGTCTTTCGACAACGGTAGCGGATGCGCGTTTCGCCAAGCCGCTGGACCAAGATCTGATCCGCCAACTCGCCCGCCATCACGAAGTGCTCATCACCATCGAGGAAGGTGCGGTTGGCGGCTTCGGCAGCCATGTGCTGCAGTTCCTCGCGACCGAGGGCCTGCTCGACAACGGCCTGAAAATCCGCTCGCTGGTGCTGCCGGACATCTGGATGCAGCAGGCGAGCCCGGACGCGATGTATGCCAAGGCCGGCCTCGACCGCGCCGGCATCGTCTCGACCGTGTTCAAGACGCTCGGCCAGCCCCAGATCGGCGTCGGCTTTGCCGGCTGA
- a CDS encoding pirin family protein produces MSFFPGNDPVAGDAFACDAIENLIIPRTSDIGGFSVRRALPSRQRRLVGPFIFFDRMGPALLRADEALDVKPHPHIGLSTVTYLFDGEIKHRDSLGTELTIRPGDINLMTAGRGIVHSERTPENLRGHPMSVSGLQTWLALPDNKEEIDPTFSHTDKEKMPVIDADGASGRVVIGAFEGLGSPVSTFTDTLYVDLRLEAGKRFPFAAAHEERAIYILSGELVVSGDRFAADQLLVFRPGDDITLEAGAPGCHLMLFGGAALNSKRYIWWNFVSSSKERIEKAKEEWRTGRFDIVPGDEEEFVPLPTA; encoded by the coding sequence ACGACCCGGTCGCGGGCGACGCCTTTGCCTGCGATGCGATCGAGAACCTGATCATTCCGCGCACCAGCGATATCGGCGGGTTTTCCGTGCGGCGCGCTTTGCCGAGCCGGCAGAGAAGACTGGTGGGGCCGTTCATCTTCTTCGACCGGATGGGACCGGCGCTGCTGCGGGCCGACGAGGCGCTTGATGTCAAGCCGCATCCGCATATCGGGCTTTCCACCGTCACCTACCTGTTCGACGGCGAGATCAAGCACCGCGACAGCCTCGGCACCGAACTCACCATCCGTCCGGGCGACATCAACCTGATGACGGCTGGCCGCGGCATCGTGCATTCGGAGCGCACGCCGGAAAACCTGCGCGGCCATCCGATGTCGGTCTCCGGGCTGCAGACGTGGCTGGCACTGCCTGATAATAAGGAGGAGATCGATCCGACCTTCTCGCACACGGATAAGGAAAAGATGCCGGTCATCGATGCGGACGGGGCGAGCGGACGGGTGGTGATCGGCGCTTTCGAAGGCCTTGGCTCGCCCGTTTCGACCTTCACCGACACGCTCTATGTCGATCTTCGCCTCGAGGCGGGCAAGCGCTTCCCGTTTGCGGCGGCGCATGAGGAGCGGGCGATCTACATTCTTTCCGGCGAACTCGTCGTTTCCGGCGACCGGTTTGCGGCCGACCAGCTTCTCGTCTTCCGGCCGGGCGACGACATTACCCTCGAAGCCGGCGCTCCGGGCTGTCATCTGATGCTGTTCGGCGGGGCGGCGCTGAATTCCAAACGCTATATCTGGTGGAACTTCGTTTCCTCCTCCAAGGAGCGTATCGAAAAGGCGAAAGAGGAATGGCGCACCGGCCGTTTCGACATCGTGCCCGGGGACGAGGAGGAGTTTGTCCCCTTGCCCACTGCCTGA